The following proteins are encoded in a genomic region of Mahella australiensis 50-1 BON:
- a CDS encoding flagellar biosynthetic protein FliO: MPDNGATWLSVMLAVFAFIIVIAGAYYATRFISKKSIGLSRGRYIEIIDRAMLSNDKWLCIVKVGERYYLLSVAPSSVSLIIELTADQIMLIGKNDAREGNVSFATYMQAFMKKIGNKTDETDKS, encoded by the coding sequence ATGCCTGATAACGGTGCCACATGGTTAAGCGTTATGCTGGCCGTATTTGCATTCATAATTGTCATTGCCGGCGCCTATTATGCCACGCGTTTTATAAGCAAAAAGTCTATCGGTTTATCCAGAGGCAGGTACATAGAGATTATAGATCGAGCGATGCTTTCGAACGATAAATGGTTATGCATAGTTAAGGTAGGGGAAAGGTATTACCTTTTATCTGTGGCACCATCGTCGGTAAGCCTTATAATAGAGTTGACGGCAGACCAGATCATGCTTATCGGCAAAAATGATGCGAGAGAAGGCAATGTATCGTTTGCAACATATATGCAGGCTTTTATGAAAAAGATAGGGAATAAGACGGATGAGACGGATAAAAGTTAG
- the fliP gene encoding flagellar type III secretion system pore protein FliP (The bacterial flagellar biogenesis protein FliP forms a type III secretion system (T3SS)-type pore required for flagellar assembly.) — MRRIKVRIIVLFIIVILAWALSGTNSAYAAPEIPIPNINVDIEPAQTPQETALSLQILLLLTILSLAPAILIMLTSFTRIIVVLSFVRSALGLQQMPPNQVIIGLALFLTFFTMAPVATQINQTALQPYMNGQIEQQQAIDNAMVPLREFMFKETREKDLNLFVNLSGMDKPEQLSDISSTVLIPAFIISELKTAFQIGFLIYVPFIVIDMVVATTLMSMGMMMIPPVMISLPFKVLLFIMVDGWNLVVQSLITSFH, encoded by the coding sequence ATGAGACGGATAAAAGTTAGGATTATAGTGCTGTTTATTATCGTTATACTTGCGTGGGCATTAAGCGGTACAAATAGCGCATATGCAGCACCCGAGATACCTATACCAAATATAAATGTCGATATAGAGCCTGCTCAGACGCCGCAAGAAACGGCGTTGAGCCTTCAGATACTGCTGCTATTAACGATATTATCCCTGGCTCCGGCCATATTGATAATGCTGACCTCATTTACTAGGATCATCGTTGTATTATCGTTTGTTCGGAGCGCATTGGGATTGCAACAGATGCCGCCCAACCAGGTCATCATAGGATTGGCTTTATTTTTGACGTTTTTCACCATGGCACCGGTAGCTACGCAGATCAATCAGACAGCGTTGCAACCGTATATGAATGGGCAGATAGAGCAGCAGCAAGCCATAGATAATGCGATGGTACCGCTCAGGGAGTTTATGTTTAAGGAGACACGCGAAAAAGATCTGAATTTGTTTGTAAATCTGTCTGGCATGGACAAGCCGGAGCAACTTTCAGATATATCGTCTACGGTATTGATACCGGCTTTTATAATAAGCGAGCTTAAAACGGCATTCCAGATAGGTTTTTTAATATATGTGCCATTCATAGTGATAGATATGGTGGTGGCTACCACGCTTATGTCCATGGGTATGATGATGATACCCCCGGTTATGATATCGCTGCCTTTTAAGGTATTGCTGTTTATCATGGTGGATGGATGGAATTTAGTGGTGCAATCGCTCATAACCAGTTTTCATTGA
- the fliQ gene encoding flagellar biosynthesis protein FliQ produces MSQAQVLSIVRNALYMVILLSAPMAIFGLVVGIIVSIFQAVTQINEQTLVFIPKIIAIIVALILFGPWILNTMVDFTNDIFHSILSFIQ; encoded by the coding sequence ATGTCTCAGGCACAGGTTCTAAGTATTGTGCGGAATGCCCTTTATATGGTCATACTGTTGTCAGCCCCGATGGCTATATTCGGCCTCGTGGTAGGCATAATAGTATCCATATTTCAGGCGGTAACGCAGATAAACGAACAGACGCTGGTATTCATACCCAAGATAATAGCTATAATCGTAGCCTTAATATTATTCGGTCCATGGATACTCAACACCATGGTAGATTTCACCAACGACATATTTCATAGTATATTGTCGTTCATACAATGA
- the fliR gene encoding flagellar biosynthetic protein FliR, translating to MDILNYIPTFLLVFMRMTGLFVLSPVFGRRNVPAYLKIGMSFMMAMVLLNTIPLQSIDIVNNIWLYVWILFKEMLIGLAMGYITTLAFSAILIAGQIMDFQIGFGMVNAFDPVNEVAVPIVGNLINMMALLLFFGMNGHHVLISLLFDSYTVLPIGDFSIKPDILWYILEIFVQTFVWAIKLAIPLMAVLLLTEVMLGVLSRALPQMNVFVMGMPIRLMIGLIMLLLVLPVYINLMEPLFADMFDDISGFMQRMVR from the coding sequence ATGGATATTTTGAATTATATACCGACGTTTTTGCTTGTATTTATGCGCATGACCGGGTTATTTGTGCTGTCGCCGGTATTTGGCAGGCGCAATGTGCCAGCCTACTTAAAAATAGGAATGTCATTTATGATGGCGATGGTGCTGCTCAATACCATACCGCTTCAAAGTATAGATATAGTAAATAATATCTGGTTGTATGTATGGATATTGTTTAAAGAGATGCTTATAGGCCTGGCTATGGGTTATATAACCACATTGGCGTTCTCTGCTATCCTTATAGCAGGGCAGATAATGGATTTTCAAATAGGTTTCGGCATGGTGAACGCCTTTGACCCTGTAAACGAAGTAGCTGTACCGATAGTGGGCAATCTCATCAATATGATGGCTCTGCTGCTGTTCTTCGGCATGAATGGACATCATGTGCTGATATCGCTCTTATTTGACAGCTATACGGTATTGCCGATAGGTGATTTTAGCATAAAACCCGATATATTGTGGTATATATTGGAGATATTCGTTCAGACGTTTGTATGGGCTATAAAACTGGCTATACCGCTTATGGCAGTATTGCTGCTCACCGAGGTAATGTTGGGAGTATTGAGCAGAGCGCTACCGCAGATGAATGTATTCGTCATGGGCATGCCCATAAGGCTGATGATAGGTCTTATAATGTTATTGCTGGTACTGCCGGTATATATAAATCTTATGGAGCCGCTGTTTGCGGATATGTTCGACGATATAAGTGGTTTTATGCAAAGGATGGTGCGATGA
- the flhB gene encoding flagellar biosynthesis protein FlhB, protein MIWYIDLQLFADDEKTEQPTPKRRREAREKGQVFKSAEINMVAVLLASFLVIKAIFPSLLQILTAYERQIYTMAGSADSIYTSENLSTLFINTIIQIGKGLWIFIFGICIIGIAVNIAQVGFVFSAKPLAMDLGHLNPAAGFKRIFSKRAVNELVKSILKIAIIGYVAYTEIRNDINIFLAMSREGTSVMIYDMVSIVLNAAIKLTAVMATVAVLDYIFQRREYERNLRMSKQEVKQEFKETEGDPQIKARIRQIQRQLAMMRMMQQVPKADVVITNPTHFAVALRYDAETDQAPVILAKGVDYMAQRIKEVARQSRVPIVENRELARNLYYAVDIGQIIPPQFYEAVAEVLAYVYNMGRR, encoded by the coding sequence ATGATCTGGTATATAGACCTTCAGCTATTTGCTGACGACGAAAAAACCGAGCAACCTACGCCCAAGCGCCGCAGGGAGGCGCGGGAAAAAGGGCAGGTTTTTAAGAGCGCTGAAATAAACATGGTAGCCGTATTGCTGGCATCGTTTCTGGTAATCAAAGCGATATTCCCTAGCCTATTACAGATATTGACCGCGTATGAGCGTCAGATCTATACGATGGCCGGTTCGGCGGATAGCATATATACGAGTGAGAACCTGTCAACGTTGTTTATAAATACTATAATCCAGATCGGCAAAGGGCTATGGATATTTATCTTTGGCATATGCATAATAGGCATAGCTGTAAATATAGCTCAAGTTGGATTTGTATTTTCGGCTAAACCTTTAGCGATGGATCTTGGACATTTAAATCCTGCAGCCGGATTTAAGCGTATATTTTCCAAAAGGGCTGTAAATGAACTTGTTAAGTCAATATTAAAAATAGCGATAATAGGCTACGTTGCTTATACAGAGATAAGAAATGATATAAATATATTCCTCGCCATGAGCCGCGAAGGTACGTCGGTCATGATTTACGATATGGTAAGCATAGTATTGAACGCTGCTATAAAACTCACGGCTGTGATGGCAACAGTGGCTGTATTGGACTATATATTTCAGCGCCGGGAGTATGAGCGAAATCTCAGAATGTCCAAACAAGAGGTGAAACAGGAGTTTAAGGAGACCGAGGGCGATCCGCAGATAAAAGCGCGGATCCGACAAATACAGAGGCAATTGGCTATGATGCGGATGATGCAGCAGGTACCCAAAGCGGATGTAGTTATAACAAATCCGACGCATTTTGCAGTCGCTCTGCGATACGACGCTGAAACCGACCAGGCGCCGGTTATACTGGCCAAAGGTGTCGATTATATGGCACAGCGCATAAAAGAGGTAGCCAGACAAAGTCGTGTGCCGATAGTTGAGAACCGGGAATTGGCCAGAAACCTTTATTATGCAGTGGATATAGGGCAAATAATACCGCCTCAATTTTACGAGGCGGTGGCTGAAGTGCTGGCTTACGTATACAACATGGGTAGGAGGTGA
- the flhA gene encoding flagellar biosynthesis protein FlhA, with protein sequence MKLGDIAIAFVAVAVTLLIIIPLPSGLLDVLLSFNIALALIILLISLYVKEPLEFSIFPSLLLLATIFRIALNISSTRLILSEGYAGQVIEAFGNFVIGNDIIVGVIIFLIIFVVQFIVVTRGAERVAEVAARFTLDAMPGKQMAIDADLNSGIISEAQARERRAKIQREADFYGAMDGASKFVKGDAIVSIIIAVINIIGGIITGMLVQGMDFAEVLNRYTLLTVGDGLVSQVPALLISVGTGIIVTRAASESNMSRDLVSQITSQPVAMLIAGITLIVLAFMGLPKLPMFSIGGVFIYLGYTIQNTAKLKQQQEETSAEKTRTDEIRRPENVLPLLQVDPIELEFGYNLIPLADVNQGGDLLDRVVMIRRQLALDLGIVVPMIRIRDNIQLKPNQYVIKIKGVEVAEGELMPDRYMAMNPGAVEHEINGIPGVEPAFGLPAIWITAEQKDEAEMAGYTVVDPPSVMATHLTEVIRRHSYELLGRQEVQGLIDNIKQTHPVLVDELIPKLMTVGEVQKVLQNLLKENVPIRDMVTILETLADYVNLTRDPDMLTEYVRHALSRTITRRFIQGNKASAITVDPSLEQLIMDSVKQTEQGTMIAMEPSKLRAMLSSLSNEIRKLSGTGIQPIVITSPVVRIYFKRLTEQLLPDLPVLSYNELEPSIEVQSVGMVRI encoded by the coding sequence ATGAAGCTCGGCGATATAGCGATAGCATTTGTGGCGGTGGCCGTAACATTGTTGATAATAATACCGCTGCCATCGGGCTTATTGGATGTGCTTTTGTCGTTTAATATAGCGTTGGCTTTGATAATACTGCTTATAAGCCTATACGTAAAAGAACCTTTGGAATTCTCTATATTCCCGTCGTTGCTGCTTTTGGCGACCATTTTCCGTATAGCGCTCAATATATCATCGACAAGATTGATATTATCGGAGGGTTATGCCGGTCAGGTCATAGAGGCCTTTGGCAATTTTGTCATAGGCAATGACATAATAGTTGGTGTAATAATATTCCTTATCATATTCGTGGTGCAGTTTATTGTCGTAACCAGAGGTGCAGAAAGAGTAGCCGAAGTGGCTGCCAGGTTTACCTTGGACGCCATGCCTGGCAAACAAATGGCCATAGACGCCGATCTAAATTCCGGCATCATAAGCGAGGCCCAGGCGAGGGAGCGACGGGCCAAGATACAGCGCGAAGCCGATTTCTACGGAGCAATGGACGGTGCGAGCAAATTCGTCAAAGGCGATGCGATAGTAAGCATCATAATAGCCGTTATAAATATAATAGGCGGCATAATAACCGGAATGCTGGTGCAAGGCATGGACTTTGCCGAGGTGCTGAACCGCTATACGCTGCTGACAGTGGGCGACGGTTTAGTAAGCCAGGTGCCGGCTTTGCTTATCTCTGTAGGAACCGGCATAATAGTGACGCGCGCAGCCTCGGAGTCTAATATGAGCCGCGACCTTGTATCACAGATAACGTCTCAACCCGTAGCTATGCTGATAGCCGGCATAACCTTGATAGTGTTAGCCTTCATGGGGCTTCCGAAACTGCCAATGTTTTCTATTGGAGGTGTTTTCATATATCTCGGCTACACTATACAAAATACAGCAAAGCTTAAACAACAACAAGAAGAAACCAGTGCTGAGAAGACGCGTACCGATGAGATACGCCGACCGGAAAATGTTTTGCCGTTATTACAGGTGGATCCGATAGAATTGGAATTTGGATATAATCTTATACCGTTGGCAGATGTCAATCAAGGCGGCGATTTGCTGGATCGCGTCGTTATGATAAGGCGCCAGTTGGCATTGGATCTGGGCATAGTGGTGCCTATGATACGCATACGCGATAACATACAATTAAAGCCCAATCAATATGTCATAAAAATTAAGGGTGTCGAAGTGGCTGAGGGTGAATTGATGCCGGACAGATACATGGCTATGAACCCAGGTGCCGTGGAACATGAGATAAACGGTATACCTGGTGTCGAACCGGCCTTTGGCCTACCTGCCATATGGATAACAGCGGAACAGAAGGATGAGGCTGAAATGGCCGGTTATACTGTTGTAGATCCGCCGTCTGTGATGGCTACCCATTTGACAGAGGTTATACGAAGGCACAGCTATGAATTGCTGGGGCGCCAGGAAGTACAAGGGCTCATAGATAATATAAAGCAGACCCATCCGGTATTAGTGGACGAATTGATACCCAAACTCATGACGGTTGGAGAGGTGCAAAAAGTCCTGCAAAATTTATTAAAAGAGAATGTCCCGATAAGAGATATGGTAACCATATTGGAGACGCTGGCGGATTATGTGAATCTTACGCGCGATCCCGATATGCTGACCGAATATGTAAGGCATGCCTTATCTAGAACGATTACAAGGCGTTTTATACAGGGGAATAAAGCATCTGCCATAACGGTCGATCCATCGCTGGAGCAACTTATAATGGATTCCGTAAAACAGACCGAGCAAGGCACGATGATAGCGATGGAGCCGTCTAAATTGCGCGCTATGTTATCGTCGTTATCTAATGAGATACGAAAGTTATCCGGCACCGGCATACAGCCGATAGTTATAACATCGCCGGTAGTGAGAATATATTTTAAGAGGCTTACTGAACAATTACTTCCCGATTTGCCGGTGTTGTCATATAATGAGCTGGAGCCTTCTATCGAGGTGCAGTCTGTGGGGATGGTGAGGATATAG
- a CDS encoding flagellar biosynthetic protein FlhF — protein MDVKHYVGDDMRDIMDQIRTEMGSDAIILHTGKTRKKGLKGWFSKPLIEVVAAHDRTANDKQNDVDSRRLQAMELQLSGLHSAIERLADIKQNQSAAEINPIYSKYIDILSAHDVNPDIASEIMDKAMAIYKGGDMQQCVEDVIKEYLGQPVPISLDNGRQSVIIFLGPTGVGKTTTLAKLAAYYGIQLGKKVALITADTYRIAAVEQLRTYSDIMQLPLSVVYSSNELKQEIGRYSDADIIMIDTPGRSPNDIDGINDIKDLIKASEPTDVFLLVSASFNYAACQRLWQRFGDIEDIRLLFTKLDETDCWGTILNMRHISRRPLSYITDGQVVPDDIKVVDVDAVAAKIARD, from the coding sequence ATGGATGTAAAACATTATGTGGGCGATGATATGAGGGATATAATGGATCAGATAAGGACGGAAATGGGCTCTGACGCTATAATACTTCATACCGGGAAAACGCGCAAGAAAGGACTAAAGGGTTGGTTTTCCAAACCTTTGATAGAGGTAGTGGCAGCGCATGACCGCACTGCGAATGATAAGCAAAATGATGTAGACAGTCGCAGACTTCAAGCGATGGAGTTGCAGTTAAGCGGCTTGCATTCTGCTATAGAGCGGCTTGCAGATATCAAACAGAACCAGAGTGCTGCCGAAATTAATCCAATATATTCAAAGTATATCGACATATTATCTGCGCATGATGTCAATCCTGATATAGCATCCGAAATAATGGATAAAGCGATGGCTATATATAAAGGCGGAGATATGCAGCAGTGCGTAGAAGACGTGATAAAGGAATATTTGGGCCAACCTGTGCCAATAAGCTTGGACAATGGGAGACAAAGTGTTATAATTTTCTTAGGCCCTACCGGCGTGGGGAAGACCACCACGCTGGCTAAATTAGCTGCGTATTACGGTATACAATTGGGCAAAAAAGTAGCGCTCATTACGGCCGATACATATCGCATAGCGGCAGTAGAGCAATTGCGCACATACAGCGATATAATGCAATTGCCATTGTCGGTGGTTTACTCGTCTAACGAGTTAAAGCAAGAGATCGGTCGTTATAGCGATGCCGATATCATAATGATAGATACCCCTGGCCGAAGCCCTAATGACATAGATGGCATAAATGACATAAAAGATTTAATAAAAGCGAGTGAACCTACTGATGTTTTTTTGTTGGTCAGCGCATCGTTTAACTACGCAGCTTGCCAGCGTTTGTGGCAACGGTTTGGCGATATCGAGGATATAAGGCTGTTGTTTACAAAGCTCGATGAAACGGATTGCTGGGGTACGATATTGAACATGCGGCATATCTCGCGCCGGCCGCTGTCATATATAACCGATGGCCAAGTGGTGCCCGACGATATAAAGGTCGTCGATGTGGATGCAGTGGCAGCCAAGATAGCGAGGGATTAG
- a CDS encoding MinD/ParA family protein: MAIGDQAERLRTIISDLRLQRDERPNNRIITITSGKGGVGKTNITINLAICLAKRGFRIIILDADFGLSNVDVMLGTVSKYSFVDLLKSDRQLEDILSVGPLGVRFVSGGSGAIELLNMDERQLDGIIDKMAPLDKMADIILVDTGAGITPSVLRFMQASDEVILVVTPEPASLTDAYALVKSSVGLVEQSKMHVIFNRVADMREAKDTEDRFLTTVERFLGVRMNSLGFVNHDNAVLKAVKKQQPFILEYPQCKAAEQIRAIADALLGTNRAYGIERGYNGIRGFLSRLLKGA, translated from the coding sequence ATGGCTATAGGCGATCAGGCTGAACGTTTGAGGACCATAATCAGCGATTTGAGGCTGCAGCGTGATGAGCGGCCAAATAATAGAATTATTACCATAACCAGCGGTAAAGGCGGCGTCGGTAAAACCAATATAACCATTAACCTCGCGATATGTTTAGCTAAGCGCGGCTTTAGGATTATCATACTGGATGCGGATTTCGGTTTATCCAATGTCGACGTCATGCTGGGAACGGTATCAAAATACAGCTTTGTGGATTTATTAAAAAGTGACAGGCAGTTGGAGGATATATTGAGCGTTGGTCCGCTTGGCGTAAGGTTTGTATCCGGGGGTTCTGGAGCGATAGAGTTATTGAATATGGATGAGCGGCAATTGGACGGCATAATAGATAAGATGGCACCTTTGGATAAGATGGCCGATATAATTCTGGTGGACACAGGGGCAGGCATAACGCCATCTGTTTTAAGATTTATGCAGGCATCCGATGAGGTGATATTGGTCGTGACACCTGAACCGGCCTCTTTGACCGATGCCTACGCCTTGGTAAAATCATCGGTTGGATTAGTGGAGCAATCGAAGATGCATGTTATATTTAATAGGGTGGCCGATATGCGCGAGGCCAAAGATACAGAAGATAGATTTCTGACTACGGTAGAACGTTTTTTAGGGGTCAGGATGAACTCACTTGGATTCGTTAATCATGATAATGCCGTACTTAAAGCCGTAAAAAAGCAGCAGCCGTTCATATTGGAGTATCCCCAATGCAAGGCGGCGGAGCAGATACGCGCTATAGCTGATGCCTTACTGGGGACAAATAGAGCCTATGGTATCGAAAGAGGTTATAATGGGATCAGAGGGTTTCTAAGCAGATTGTTGAAGGGGGCCTAG
- a CDS encoding flagellar brake protein produces the protein MVYNDYDLNVGERIELEVEDDNGVKTTYISQVYNVLDQNHIVIAGPIKKGKIVLLSVGQPLGVIYYRSDGCYRICAKITQRLKMDKDVYIYTIEAMGARERIQRRNYYRLGIVLPVQFRKMTESGDKNQFALHKAYTLDISGGGMRITVSKRIPIKERDLLQCHILLDDDVKLEVKGIVVRIAGANNDSDTNEIGVEFQDISNQVRDKLISFIFKQQLKFLQKGLK, from the coding sequence ATGGTTTATAATGATTATGATCTAAATGTGGGAGAACGCATAGAACTGGAAGTAGAAGACGATAATGGGGTAAAAACCACCTATATAAGCCAGGTGTACAACGTGCTGGATCAGAACCATATAGTAATAGCCGGGCCTATAAAAAAAGGTAAGATAGTGCTGTTATCCGTAGGCCAACCTTTAGGGGTTATATATTACAGATCAGATGGGTGTTATCGTATCTGTGCTAAGATAACTCAGCGTCTCAAAATGGATAAAGATGTGTATATTTATACTATAGAGGCTATGGGAGCACGGGAGAGGATACAGCGCAGAAATTACTACAGGCTGGGGATTGTGCTTCCGGTACAATTTAGAAAGATGACCGAAAGCGGTGACAAAAACCAATTCGCATTGCATAAAGCTTATACATTAGATATAAGCGGCGGCGGTATGCGAATAACAGTGTCGAAAAGGATCCCGATAAAAGAGAGGGATTTATTGCAATGCCATATATTATTGGACGATGATGTTAAATTAGAAGTAAAGGGCATTGTTGTACGTATAGCAGGCGCAAATAATGATTCTGACACGAATGAAATAGGCGTGGAATTCCAAGATATTTCAAACCAGGTACGGGATAAGCTGATAAGCTTCATATTCAAACAGCAGCTTAAATTTCTTCAAAAGGGGTTGAAATGA
- a CDS encoding CheB methylesterase domain-containing protein, translating to MIETIIAIGSSTGGPRALERILTVLPPQLKAPIVIAQHMPKGFTASLAQRLDMLCDIHVREAREGDILENGTAYIAPGSMHMTVIPRANGQLALRIFEDEIKSYYKPSVDALMRSIAPLPIKKIGIILTGMGSDGAMGLKAIKQNGGVTLAQDEASCVVFGMPAAAIKEEAVDKVLSLDDIATEIIKILGV from the coding sequence ATGATAGAGACTATAATAGCAATAGGTTCATCGACCGGCGGACCAAGGGCTTTGGAGCGAATACTGACAGTGCTGCCGCCGCAGCTAAAAGCGCCTATAGTAATAGCGCAGCACATGCCTAAGGGGTTCACAGCATCTTTAGCTCAACGTTTGGACATGCTATGCGATATCCATGTACGCGAAGCCAGAGAGGGGGATATATTAGAGAATGGTACTGCTTATATAGCGCCGGGGAGCATGCATATGACAGTGATTCCGAGAGCGAATGGTCAGCTTGCATTGCGTATATTTGAAGATGAGATAAAATCGTATTATAAACCGTCGGTAGACGCATTGATGAGATCTATTGCGCCTTTGCCAATAAAGAAGATAGGGATAATATTAACCGGTATGGGCAGCGATGGAGCAATGGGATTAAAGGCTATTAAGCAAAATGGCGGTGTAACGTTGGCGCAAGATGAGGCATCGTGTGTGGTATTTGGCATGCCGGCAGCCGCTATAAAAGAAGAAGCGGTAGATAAGGTCCTATCGTTGGATGACATAGCGACAGAAATAATTAAGATATTGGGGGTATAG